Proteins co-encoded in one Triticum urartu cultivar G1812 unplaced genomic scaffold, Tu2.1 TuUngrouped_contig_4529, whole genome shotgun sequence genomic window:
- the LOC125527959 gene encoding phosphatidylinositol/phosphatidylcholine transfer protein SFH8-like isoform X1 has product MSVIHADDIEISLCDGNSEDERRRRKIGSLRRKAIHALKKRGRRRVDFRFPPAISIEDVRDAEEERAVSAFRERLAAHGLLPDKHDDYHMMLRFLKARKFDAEKAMQMWADMLRWRKEFGADTILEDFEFDELDEVLCYYPQGYHGVDREGRPVYIERLGKVDPNKLMQITSVDRYIKYHVQEFERAFREKFPACTLAAKRHIDSTTTILDVQGVGFKNFSKTARELVHRMQKIDSDYYPETLHQMFVVNAGSGFKLIWNSVKGFLDPKTSSKIHVLGSNYQSRLLEVIDPSELPEFLGGSCTCIDKGGCLGSNKGPWNDPYILKLIHNLEAGSVRDIKPVSEGEERSDSSLRLEQLKWQGMMSDTSNAESGSDVDDFGSSVIPKGAEYGCLTPVHEEVKGIDSTYYVCYEQSSLETSLETGRRLRRTTETVPKQLADNRQFSTNGSPRDLGSNVGNLDGSIVRWGFENLVKVVTALIKLFSFFKLFISSRALRRLENARPSTVAVPAAEKPQPRTISADEMSACLQRIENLESVCNHLASKPPEMPEDKEQQLLNSFERIRSIEADLERTKRALHATVAKQNSLAETLEAVQESSRVKRRLFCS; this is encoded by the exons ATGTCGG TGATCCATGCCGACGACATCGAGATATCGCTGTGCGACGGCAACTCGGAGGACGAGCGCCGCCGCCGGAAGATAGGGTCGCTGCGCCGCAAGGCCATCCACGCGCTCAAGAAGCGCGGCAGGCGTCGCGTCGACTTCCGCTTCCCGCCGGCCATCTCCATCGAGGACGTCCGCGACGCCGAGGAGGAGCGCGCCGTCTCCGCCTTCCGTGAGCGCCTTGCCGCGCACGGCCTCCTCCCCGACAAGCACGACGACTACCACATGATGCTAAG GTTCTTGAAGGCGAGGAAGTTTGACGCCGAGAAGGCAATGCAGATGTGGGCAGACATGCTGCGATGGAGGAAAGAGTTTGGGGCCGACACAATCCTTGAG GATTTTGAGTTTGATGAGCTGGATGAGGTGCTGTGCTACTACCCTCAGGGCTACCATGGCGTCGACCGCGAAGGCCGGCCCGTATACATCGAGAGGCTCGGCAAGGTCGACCCTAACAAGCTCATGCAGATCACCTCTGTGGACAGGTACATCAAGTACCATGTGCAGGAGTTTGAGAGGGCCTTCAGAGAGAAGTTCCCTGCCTGCACATTGGCTGCCAAGAGGCACAttgactccaccaccaccatcttGGATGTGCAGGGTGTG GGTTTTAAAAATTTCTCCAAGACTGCAAGGGAGCTAGTACATCGCATGCAGAAGATAGACAGCGACTATTATCCTGAG ACATTGCATCAAATGTTTGTTGTAAATGCGGGCAGTGGGTTCAAGTTGATCTGGAACAGTGTGAAGGGCTTCCTTGACCCAAAAACTTCATCCAAGATTCAT GTTCTTGGTTCGAATTACCAGAGTCGGCTTCTTGAAGTAATTGACCCAAG TGAGTTACCAGAGTTTCTTGGTGGTTCATGCACCTGTATTGACAAGGGAGGTTGTCTTGGGTCTAACAAGGGGCCATGGAATGATCCTTATATCTTGAAG CTGATACACAATCTCGAGGCTGGTTCTGTGCGGGATATCAAGCCAGTTTCTGAAGGCGAAGAAAGAAGCGATTCTTCTCTTCGATTGGAGCAGTTGAAG TGGCAGGGCATGATGAGTGACACATCAAATGCTGAATCAGGATCAGATGTTGATGACTTTGGATCCTCAGTTATTCCGAAAGGTGCTGAGTATGGCTGCCTCACTCCAGTCCATGAGGAA GTAAAGGGCATAGATTCAACTTACTATGTCTGTTACGAACAGAGTTCCCTGGAAACGTCTCTTGAAACTGGTAGGAGACTGCGGCGAACTACTGAAACTGTGCCAAAACAACTAGCTGATAACCGGCAATTTTCCACCAATGGAAGCCCTCGTGATTTAG GGAGCAATGTTGGCAACCTGGATGGTTCAATCGTCCGATGGGGCTTTGAAAATCTTGTTAAAGTTGTGACAGCCTTGATCAAGCTATTCTCCTTCTTCAAGCTTTTCATCTCTAGTAGAGCACTAAGGAGGCTTGAAAACGCCCGGCCTTCCACTGTGGCAGTCCCAGCTGCAGAGAAGCCGCAGCCCCGAACCATCAGCGCTGATGAGATGAGTGCTTGCTTACAGCGCATTGAAAATCTTGAATCCGTGTGCAACCATCTTGCAAGCAAGCCACCAGAGATGCCCGAGGACAAGGAGCAACAGTTACTGAACTCGTTCGAGCGCATCAGATCCATCGAGGCCGACCTGGAGAGGACCAAAAGA GCACTGCATGC
- the LOC125527959 gene encoding phosphatidylinositol/phosphatidylcholine transfer protein SFH8-like isoform X2, giving the protein MSVIHADDIEISLCDGNSEDERRRRKIGSLRRKAIHALKKRGRRRVDFRFPPAISIEDVRDAEEERAVSAFRERLAAHGLLPDKHDDYHMMLRFLKARKFDAEKAMQMWADMLRWRKEFGADTILEDFEFDELDEVLCYYPQGYHGVDREGRPVYIERLGKVDPNKLMQITSVDRYIKYHVQEFERAFREKFPACTLAAKRHIDSTTTILDVQGVGFKNFSKTARELVHRMQKIDSDYYPETLHQMFVVNAGSGFKLIWNSVKGFLDPKTSSKIHVLGSNYQSRLLEVIDPSELPEFLGGSCTCIDKGGCLGSNKGPWNDPYILKLIHNLEAGSVRDIKPVSEGEERSDSSLRLEQLKWQGMMSDTSNAESGSDVDDFGSSVIPKGAEYGCLTPVHEESSLETSLETGRRLRRTTETVPKQLADNRQFSTNGSPRDLGSNVGNLDGSIVRWGFENLVKVVTALIKLFSFFKLFISSRALRRLENARPSTVAVPAAEKPQPRTISADEMSACLQRIENLESVCNHLASKPPEMPEDKEQQLLNSFERIRSIEADLERTKRALHATVAKQNSLAETLEAVQESSRVKRRLFCS; this is encoded by the exons ATGTCGG TGATCCATGCCGACGACATCGAGATATCGCTGTGCGACGGCAACTCGGAGGACGAGCGCCGCCGCCGGAAGATAGGGTCGCTGCGCCGCAAGGCCATCCACGCGCTCAAGAAGCGCGGCAGGCGTCGCGTCGACTTCCGCTTCCCGCCGGCCATCTCCATCGAGGACGTCCGCGACGCCGAGGAGGAGCGCGCCGTCTCCGCCTTCCGTGAGCGCCTTGCCGCGCACGGCCTCCTCCCCGACAAGCACGACGACTACCACATGATGCTAAG GTTCTTGAAGGCGAGGAAGTTTGACGCCGAGAAGGCAATGCAGATGTGGGCAGACATGCTGCGATGGAGGAAAGAGTTTGGGGCCGACACAATCCTTGAG GATTTTGAGTTTGATGAGCTGGATGAGGTGCTGTGCTACTACCCTCAGGGCTACCATGGCGTCGACCGCGAAGGCCGGCCCGTATACATCGAGAGGCTCGGCAAGGTCGACCCTAACAAGCTCATGCAGATCACCTCTGTGGACAGGTACATCAAGTACCATGTGCAGGAGTTTGAGAGGGCCTTCAGAGAGAAGTTCCCTGCCTGCACATTGGCTGCCAAGAGGCACAttgactccaccaccaccatcttGGATGTGCAGGGTGTG GGTTTTAAAAATTTCTCCAAGACTGCAAGGGAGCTAGTACATCGCATGCAGAAGATAGACAGCGACTATTATCCTGAG ACATTGCATCAAATGTTTGTTGTAAATGCGGGCAGTGGGTTCAAGTTGATCTGGAACAGTGTGAAGGGCTTCCTTGACCCAAAAACTTCATCCAAGATTCAT GTTCTTGGTTCGAATTACCAGAGTCGGCTTCTTGAAGTAATTGACCCAAG TGAGTTACCAGAGTTTCTTGGTGGTTCATGCACCTGTATTGACAAGGGAGGTTGTCTTGGGTCTAACAAGGGGCCATGGAATGATCCTTATATCTTGAAG CTGATACACAATCTCGAGGCTGGTTCTGTGCGGGATATCAAGCCAGTTTCTGAAGGCGAAGAAAGAAGCGATTCTTCTCTTCGATTGGAGCAGTTGAAG TGGCAGGGCATGATGAGTGACACATCAAATGCTGAATCAGGATCAGATGTTGATGACTTTGGATCCTCAGTTATTCCGAAAGGTGCTGAGTATGGCTGCCTCACTCCAGTCCATGAGGAA AGTTCCCTGGAAACGTCTCTTGAAACTGGTAGGAGACTGCGGCGAACTACTGAAACTGTGCCAAAACAACTAGCTGATAACCGGCAATTTTCCACCAATGGAAGCCCTCGTGATTTAG GGAGCAATGTTGGCAACCTGGATGGTTCAATCGTCCGATGGGGCTTTGAAAATCTTGTTAAAGTTGTGACAGCCTTGATCAAGCTATTCTCCTTCTTCAAGCTTTTCATCTCTAGTAGAGCACTAAGGAGGCTTGAAAACGCCCGGCCTTCCACTGTGGCAGTCCCAGCTGCAGAGAAGCCGCAGCCCCGAACCATCAGCGCTGATGAGATGAGTGCTTGCTTACAGCGCATTGAAAATCTTGAATCCGTGTGCAACCATCTTGCAAGCAAGCCACCAGAGATGCCCGAGGACAAGGAGCAACAGTTACTGAACTCGTTCGAGCGCATCAGATCCATCGAGGCCGACCTGGAGAGGACCAAAAGA GCACTGCATGC